From Pleurocapsa sp. PCC 7319:
GGCATCAGGAGGATTCACCTTAAATAAAGCTTTATCGCTTTGAGGTTTTCCTGGATCTGGCCAAGCAAATTGCGATCGCGCTGCATCAGAAAGATGCTGCCAAGTGGTTTGACGGGCTTGTTTTAAGTCGGAGTTTGTTTCCGCTGAAGTTATTAATTGCAGATTACCAGTAATTCGAAACTGTTCGCGAGTTTTCGTAAAATACCAACAGACTTCAGCGATCGCCTGATGCTCAATATCCTGAATTTTCGCGCTGCGAGCATCAGTAATAATCTTGAGACTATTCTGTTCGTCATCTAAGAAACCTCGAAAAACAACTGTACGGTTAGCAGGATAGCCTTCTGATGTTACGGTGGCTAACTGAAAATAACGGGAATAGGGTTTAGAGCGATTGCGATGAATGGCACTGGATAATAGCGATCTCCATGGAGCTAACATAAGTAATTAACGCTTGATGTGGATTAATAATGCTTAATTGTGAACTGTCTTGTTGTTAATTTATCTTTCAAAACTATATTTATCTCTGGGGGAACTTTCCCCCATATGCGAAGCGGTATCCTTTAGGAGACCCCCAGTTGGGGAAGTGACGGCTTCCCCAAACCCCTTCGTAACTAAAGTATTAGTCAAAATATCTGCTTTACTAGCTAATTAATACTTAAAATGACGAGTTCAATTCACATCAGACGTAATTGATAATAATTAATATCGGCGAGAGATGGAATAAATACATATAATGCAAATTGTGCTTAATATTTCATACCGCATCTTTTATCTTGTAAATTATGACTCCTGCTCTACTATTTGATATTGCTAATACATATGTTTTGCCTTTTTGGACGGTTATGATTTTATTCCCAAATTGGGGCGTTACCAAAAAAGTCATGGGGTCTTACTTGATTTTTTTACCTTTAATTGGTTTATATATTTATTATTTAGTAGCTACAGTTGACCCAGAATCGGCTGCTGCTTTAGCCAATCCTCAATTAGCAGATATTGCTCGTTTTTTCTCTCAGGAGGGTGCTGCTGGTGCTGGCTGGGTTCACTTTTTAGTCATGGATTTATTTGTAGGAAGATGGATTTATTGGCAAGGACAAGAAAAGCAAATTTGGACAATTCATTCTTTAATCTTCTGTCTATTTTTTGGTCCTGTGGGCTTACTTTCCCATATTATTACTGCCGCTATTTTTAACCGAAATAATAATTTGGCAGAAACTACTACCGATACTGCTGTTTCCTAGCCTGAGAGCAAATAAAAACGGTAATAACCAAGTAAATAAAATAAATCGATCGCAATCACTATTCCTTTAGTCCAAGGTGAATTAAGCAAACCAATAACAATCGGATTGACACTAATTACCAAAGCCATTTCGATAAAAGCCACGATTCTGCCATAGTGATTTGTATCCCAATAAGAAAAAGGACTGATAAAACGATAATCACTAAAGGGAAAAAAGTGACGATGGGCATCATCATTATGCACAGGTAGATCTAATAGGGAATGGCAAACCATACTCAGACAAAGAATTATTCCTGGTTTCCAATCCAAATAGTAGAAAATTACTGCGCCAATTATCGCTAACGGAATGGAGTGGAATAGAGCGACAAGATTCTGCCAGAAAGGCTCATAATAAGCTTCTGACCAAATTTTGCCTTCGGGCATTTTATAGATAAATTTGGCGACAAAGTAAAATAGAAAAATGGGCAGATCGGGTAAGATTCCGCCAATAGCGATCGCTACATTACTTTTGGGAGCGATGGTTTTTCCCAGTAAAGCTAAATTAAGAATGTAGTGACTTGGAGTATTCACTAACTAAACCTCATTGAAATTAATCATTATTTAACAGCGATCGCTTGATTGCCTGGCTAATATTGCTCATATATTCTGTGAACTAGTCTTTAGATGAATATCTAAAGAAATTTAAGACCTTTTCCGCCGTATTTTACTAGAATCGCACCTGTATGACCTGTCAACAACCAAAAAATCGATCTTGCGCCATCACGCCAGCACTTTTCAATAGGTTCTGGGGGATTATCTGAAGGAACGGCAATGGGTTGAAAATCAATTCCACGACTACCAAAGACAATATCACCAATTACTTTGGCTCTTGTCATGTGATTTTCGGAAGTAATTAGGTAAACGCTATCAATACCCTCAGCTTTGAGTTGATCGACTAAGGTAGTGAAGTTAGTTACAGTATCACTGGCACGATAATCTAGGTGTAGGCGATCGCGAGATATTCCAGCTTTAGTAAAAATTCTTTGGGCATAGTCTTGAGGGCTACCAGAAGAAATCCAAATTGGCAACTGGGGATATTGTTGTGCTAACTTGGCAGCAAAATGCTCTCGTTCCTCGTGTCCGCCAAGGACAAGTAAAGCTTCGGGAGTAGTAGTAACAGAATTATTGATCGGTTTAAATCCTACACAGAGAGTTGCAGCGACAGCAGAAAACAACAACAACAGTCTGAGTTTGCTAACAGGATTAACAATAATTAATTTCGATTCATCTCTGGGTTGAAGACTAAAAAACATAGACGCAATGCTCCGATAAGCTCTAATTTATGGCAGCAGAGGATGCTAAAAAGTTATAAATATTAAAAAAATTGATGGAGTAATTGTTATTGTCAATATTGATCTTGGGATATTTTTTGGTCGAACTCAACTTATTGTAGATAGCATTTTCGGAAACGTCTCTAGTGAGTATTAATAAATAATAGACAACAGGGGTGCAGATTTTGTTACTCTTGAAGACGCTGTATTTTAAATATTATTACTTAGCTACTGGGCATGAGAACTAACTACTGTGGCGAATTACGAACCGAACACATAGACCAAACCGTTACTATCTATGGCTGGGTTGATCGCCGTCGCGATCATGGCGGCGTGATTTTTATTGACTTGCGCGATCGCACAGGAACAGTCCAAATTGTCAGCGATCCTCAACGTACGCCTCAATCATACAGTGATGCTGAATCTTTGCGTAGTGAATATGTGGTTAAAGCAGTAGGAAAAGTAAGCCAGCGTCCTCCTGAATCTCTCAACGATAAGTTACCTACAGGTCAGGTGGAAATTTATGCCGAATCGATTGAAGTGCTAAACGCAGTAAGTAAACAACTCCCGTTCCAAGTTTCTACCGCTGATACAGAGCCTGTAGGGGAAAAACTCCGCCTGCAACATCGTTATCTTGACCTCAGACGCGATCGCATGGCAAAAAACCTTCAATTGCGTCATCAGGTAGTTAAGGCAATGCGCCGTTTTCTGGAAGATACAGAAAACTTTATTGAGATTGAAACTCCAATTTTGACTCGCTCTACCCCTGAAGGAGCAAGGGATTATCTGGTACCTTCCCGTGTTAATCCCGGTAATTGGTATGCTTTACCCCAATCTCCTCAATTATTTAAACAGCTATTGATGGTTTCAGGATGCGATCGCTACTATCAAATTGCCCGTTGCTTTCGTGATGAAGACTTACGCGCCGACAGACAGCCAGAATTTACCCAGCTAGATATGGAGATGAGCTTTCTATCTCAAGATGAGATTATCGAACTCAATGAGACTTTGATCTGTCATATTTTTAAAACTGTTAAAGATATGGAAATTCCTCGTCCCTTTCCCCGTATTACCTATGCTAAGTCGATGGAACGCTATGGAACAGATCGACCAGATACCCGCTTTGAGATGGAATTGGTAGATGTTTCAGATATCGTGAAAAATTCTGGGTTTAAAGTTTTCTCCGGAGCGATCGCCAATGGCGGGCAAGTCAAAGTTCTGCCGATCCCCAACGGCAATGATAGTATTTCCAATGTTCGCATTAAACCCAAGGGCGATATTTTTAATGAAGCTGTAGCCGCAGGAGCCAAGGGAATTGCTTACATTCGGGTTAGAGAAAATAACGAAATCGATACCATTGGGGCAATTAAAGACAATTTGAGCGAGGAGCAGAAACAAGAGCTTTTAAGACGAACTGGGGCTAAACCAGGGCATCTGCTGCTATTTGGTGCTGGAGACACTGCCACTGTCAATAAATCTTTAGACCGCCTTCGTTTATTTATTGCTCAAGAAATGGGGTTAATCGATAACGAGCAAATTAACTTAATCTGGGTAACTGAATTTCCTATGTTTGAGTGGAATGCTGAAGAAAAACGCTATGAGGCATTGCACCATCCCTTTACGGCCCCTTATCCCGAAGATATTGATGATTTAACTACCGCTAGAGCCCAAGCTTATGACTTAGTTTATAACGGCATCGAAATTGGCGGTGGGAGCTTAAGGATTTATCAGAAAGAGATTCAAGAACAAGTCTTTCAAGCGATCGGCTTATCGACTGAAGAAGCTGACAATAAATTTGGTTTTCTGCTAGAAGCATTTGAATACGGAACCCCACCCCATGGTGGAATTGCTTATGGTTTGGATCGCCTAGTGATGTTAATGGCGGGAGAAGAATCAATTCGAGATGTCATCGCCTTCCCGAAAACACAGCAAGCTAGTTGTTTACTGACAGATGCCCCTGCTATGGTAGATTCTAAGCAGTTAAAAGAATTAGAAGTGGTTTCTACTTACAAACCCAAAAAAGATCAATGTTAAGTAAATTACTTTTTGCTGATTTGAGGATTAGGGATTATCGCAATAAGCACCAAAAAATAGTTAGCTTGTACTGTTATATTCCCGATCTTCATATATCATCACTGATCCTTCGAAAATTGGTTCTCGGTCATGATATCCTGAGGTTTAAAGTAAACCTAGACAAATCTTATATTTGAGGGTTTTTTTGTCAGTCTTAAAGTATTGGTGGTAAAAGTAGGAATTAGCTAGATCAGAACTATGTCGTCATCTCAGTTTAATCAGGATGAACAATATGATGAAGAAACTTTGACGATCGTCGATGAGAACGGGCGATCGCTTCCTTGTTATATTGAGCAGTCTCTAGAAATTGATAGCATGACCTATCTGCTTTTGATACCAGTGGATATCCCTGTGGTAATAATGACCATTGATAATGACAGTGAAGATGAAGTAGAAGCAGCAATGTTAGATGATGATGCAGAGATTGCTGAAATTTTTAGCAATGCCAAAGCAGTTTTGGCGGAACAAAATCTTTTTCTCCACCACACAGCCTATACCTTAACTGCTACAGGAGAACTACCTCCCATTGAAGAGGATCAAATTCTAACACTAGATGCTGATGATGAAGATGCTGACTCCGAAGAGTTACAATCTCTATCTTACTTTTTTCACGCCAACCAAAAATACGGTATTTATACTCCTTTAACCCCTCTGTTATTCTTTGCACGATATGACTTAGAAAATCGCTTAGAATTAGTTTCTCCAGATCAAGAAAATTTACTGCCAATTTTAGAAGAATTATTATCGGAAGAATAAAAGGATGAGGGATGAG
This genomic window contains:
- a CDS encoding Npun_F5749 family FMN-dependent PPOX-type flavoprotein, translated to MLAPWRSLLSSAIHRNRSKPYSRYFQLATVTSEGYPANRTVVFRGFLDDEQNSLKIITDARSAKIQDIEHQAIAEVCWYFTKTREQFRITGNLQLITSAETNSDLKQARQTTWQHLSDAARSQFAWPDPGKPQSDKALFKVNPPDANLPLNNFGLLLLIPNKVDHLQLRGDPQQRCLYTLQSDQTWSTDPVNP
- a CDS encoding ABA4-like family protein → MTPALLFDIANTYVLPFWTVMILFPNWGVTKKVMGSYLIFLPLIGLYIYYLVATVDPESAAALANPQLADIARFFSQEGAAGAGWVHFLVMDLFVGRWIYWQGQEKQIWTIHSLIFCLFFGPVGLLSHIITAAIFNRNNNLAETTTDTAVS
- a CDS encoding YdcF family protein, coding for MFFSLQPRDESKLIIVNPVSKLRLLLLFSAVAATLCVGFKPINNSVTTTPEALLVLGGHEEREHFAAKLAQQYPQLPIWISSGSPQDYAQRIFTKAGISRDRLHLDYRASDTVTNFTTLVDQLKAEGIDSVYLITSENHMTRAKVIGDIVFGSRGIDFQPIAVPSDNPPEPIEKCWRDGARSIFWLLTGHTGAILVKYGGKGLKFL
- the aspS gene encoding aspartate--tRNA ligase, whose product is MRTNYCGELRTEHIDQTVTIYGWVDRRRDHGGVIFIDLRDRTGTVQIVSDPQRTPQSYSDAESLRSEYVVKAVGKVSQRPPESLNDKLPTGQVEIYAESIEVLNAVSKQLPFQVSTADTEPVGEKLRLQHRYLDLRRDRMAKNLQLRHQVVKAMRRFLEDTENFIEIETPILTRSTPEGARDYLVPSRVNPGNWYALPQSPQLFKQLLMVSGCDRYYQIARCFRDEDLRADRQPEFTQLDMEMSFLSQDEIIELNETLICHIFKTVKDMEIPRPFPRITYAKSMERYGTDRPDTRFEMELVDVSDIVKNSGFKVFSGAIANGGQVKVLPIPNGNDSISNVRIKPKGDIFNEAVAAGAKGIAYIRVRENNEIDTIGAIKDNLSEEQKQELLRRTGAKPGHLLLFGAGDTATVNKSLDRLRLFIAQEMGLIDNEQINLIWVTEFPMFEWNAEEKRYEALHHPFTAPYPEDIDDLTTARAQAYDLVYNGIEIGGGSLRIYQKEIQEQVFQAIGLSTEEADNKFGFLLEAFEYGTPPHGGIAYGLDRLVMLMAGEESIRDVIAFPKTQQASCLLTDAPAMVDSKQLKELEVVSTYKPKKDQC
- a CDS encoding DUF3727 domain-containing protein codes for the protein MSSSQFNQDEQYDEETLTIVDENGRSLPCYIEQSLEIDSMTYLLLIPVDIPVVIMTIDNDSEDEVEAAMLDDDAEIAEIFSNAKAVLAEQNLFLHHTAYTLTATGELPPIEEDQILTLDADDEDADSEELQSLSYFFHANQKYGIYTPLTPLLFFARYDLENRLELVSPDQENLLPILEELLSEE